Proteins encoded within one genomic window of Candidatus Delongbacteria bacterium:
- a CDS encoding ATP-binding protein has translation MLLDFGVKNFYSFHEGFELSLRLNRKCPISVSKGKKYANVICINGANASGKTNVLKALNFISQFVSNSFSLKPEEELGFEPFFNSKEDSDFFVTFMINDIEYRYELSANPTRVLSEIVYRKDKRYVKVIEREERNFVYLHPDFSDLEIIKLRNNASLISTAKQYELVSTNLIYSFFYNFISNVNRFGLFKNVPSISFISEIYHNKKSYFDFVKEQIKSFDVGISNIEILSREDENGKQIYFPIFVHDLDDSEEGLTIYTESSGTRALYEILYLYKLALEHGSILILDEFDINLHPFILPKLIELFESNLNEKGAQLIFTTHNFTVMNELGKYKVALVNKKKNSSYVYRLDEIPGDIVRNDREISRVYYSGKIGGTPKI, from the coding sequence ATGCTATTAGATTTTGGTGTTAAAAATTTTTATTCCTTTCATGAGGGTTTTGAGTTGTCTTTAAGGTTAAATAGAAAATGTCCTATTTCAGTATCAAAAGGAAAGAAATATGCTAATGTGATATGCATAAATGGAGCAAATGCTAGCGGCAAAACAAATGTATTAAAGGCTTTAAATTTTATTAGTCAATTTGTTTCGAACTCATTTTCTTTAAAACCTGAAGAAGAATTAGGATTTGAGCCTTTTTTTAATTCGAAAGAAGATTCAGATTTTTTTGTTACTTTCATGATAAATGATATTGAATATAGGTATGAATTATCAGCAAATCCAACAAGAGTCTTATCAGAGATCGTCTATAGAAAAGATAAGCGATATGTAAAAGTTATTGAAAGAGAAGAACGAAATTTTGTTTATCTACATCCTGATTTTTCTGATTTAGAAATAATTAAGTTGAGAAATAATGCCTCTTTAATAAGTACCGCAAAACAATATGAATTAGTTTCAACCAATCTAATCTACTCTTTTTTTTATAATTTTATAAGTAATGTCAATCGGTTCGGTTTATTTAAAAATGTTCCTTCAATAAGTTTTATTTCAGAGATTTACCACAATAAGAAAAGCTATTTTGATTTTGTTAAAGAACAAATTAAAAGTTTTGATGTTGGAATTAGTAATATTGAGATTTTAAGCAGAGAAGATGAAAATGGCAAACAGATTTATTTCCCAATATTTGTTCACGATTTAGATGATTCTGAAGAAGGGCTTACCATATATACAGAATCAAGTGGAACTAGAGCATTATATGAAATTTTATATTTATATAAATTAGCACTTGAGCATGGTAGTATACTAATCCTTGATGAATTTGATATAAACCTTCATCCTTTTATATTACCAAAACTAATTGAATTATTTGAAAGTAATTTGAATGAAAAAGGGGCACAGTTAATTTTTACAACTCATAATTTCACTGTTATGAATGAGCTCGGTAAATATAAAGTAGCTTTAGTAAATAAGAAAAAAAATAGTAGTTATGTTTACAGGTTAGATGAGATTCCTGGAGATATTGTTCGAAATGACAGGGAAATTTCAAGAGTTTATTACTCTGGAAAAATTGGAGGGACTCCAAAAATATGA
- a CDS encoding ATP-dependent Clp protease ATP-binding subunit — protein sequence MSEVKYSHRFLRVLEISKENALKTGYDVVYPEHIMLGLLRLGEGRGFQIIKQSGANISTLRNDLYFSLPVKPAIVRLKQIPFLKESQQIIDSSYDISIKLGNDTAGTEHLLLSLASSDYSNILYLFNKQGLSYKILINLLNGVQNQQNHENIEPEHQTTIESFTRDLTKDARAGVLDPVIGRDKEIERVIQILSRRKKNNPVLIGEPGTGKTAIVEGLARKIIIGDVPDNLKNKRVLSLDLGLVISGTKYRGQFEERLKEIIKDINNDRSIILFLDEIHTLVGAGATSGAMDASNMLKPALARGELQCVGATTFDEYRTSIEKDGALERRFQKVVVNAPNIEQSIKILEGLKERYEEHHKVKYTEESLKAAVILSDRYITDRLLPDKAIDVIDEAGARKILSLKPPSELKELDEKIESLRVSKEESVNLQDFESAAKFRDDIERLIGDKNFLFNNWRQKLSEKKVSISEDDIRAVISMITSIPVSKLSGSEYRKLSKLGKNLSKQIISQDKAIEAIVRRIKRSRAGFSDPNRPIGSFLFLGPTGVGKTELAKVLAEELFSSKDSFIKIDMTEYVEKFNISRMIGSPPGYVGYDEGGQLSEKVRRRPYSVVLFDEIEKAHPDVYGLLLQVLDEGILTDGNGRKIDFKNTIIIFTSNLGTSEDSKSEKIGFGVSDSDTEIHKRMESRIKNKLSQQFKPEFINRLDDIIIFEHLNKEAIKQIVSGYLFDCKQRLANHKIDLHFSDKVKDFITEKYYDRTKGARQVKRAVETEIEDKIADLIINGDYSTGDTIKVKVKGNELVFDK from the coding sequence ATGTCTGAAGTAAAATACTCTCATAGGTTTCTAAGGGTTTTGGAAATCTCAAAGGAAAATGCATTAAAAACTGGTTACGATGTTGTATATCCTGAACATATAATGCTGGGACTCTTAAGACTTGGTGAAGGACGGGGGTTTCAGATAATAAAACAATCTGGGGCCAATATCTCAACCTTACGAAATGATCTTTATTTTTCCCTACCAGTAAAACCTGCAATAGTAAGATTAAAACAGATCCCTTTTTTAAAAGAGAGTCAACAAATAATTGATAGTAGCTATGATATCTCCATAAAGTTGGGTAACGACACTGCAGGAACTGAACATCTATTGCTATCTTTAGCAAGTTCTGATTATTCTAATATATTATATCTTTTTAACAAACAAGGTTTAAGTTATAAAATATTAATAAACCTTTTAAACGGTGTTCAAAATCAACAAAATCATGAAAATATTGAACCAGAGCATCAAACGACAATAGAATCATTCACAAGAGATTTGACAAAAGATGCTAGAGCTGGAGTTCTAGATCCTGTGATAGGCAGAGACAAGGAGATCGAAAGGGTTATACAGATTTTATCCAGAAGGAAAAAAAACAATCCTGTTTTAATTGGTGAACCTGGCACAGGAAAAACTGCAATTGTGGAAGGTTTAGCAAGAAAAATTATTATTGGAGATGTACCAGACAATTTAAAAAATAAAAGAGTCCTATCCTTAGATTTGGGTTTAGTAATTTCTGGAACTAAATACAGAGGTCAGTTTGAGGAGAGGCTGAAAGAAATAATAAAAGATATAAATAATGATAGATCAATAATTCTCTTTTTAGATGAAATTCATACTTTGGTTGGTGCAGGAGCGACTTCTGGGGCAATGGATGCTTCTAATATGTTAAAACCAGCTTTGGCTAGAGGAGAATTGCAATGTGTTGGAGCTACAACATTTGACGAATACAGAACTTCGATAGAGAAAGATGGAGCTTTAGAGCGTAGATTTCAAAAAGTCGTGGTCAATGCTCCAAATATTGAGCAATCGATTAAAATATTGGAAGGCCTTAAAGAACGTTACGAAGAGCATCACAAAGTCAAATACACAGAGGAGTCTTTAAAGGCTGCAGTTATATTATCTGACAGGTATATTACGGATAGATTATTACCAGATAAAGCAATCGACGTGATAGACGAGGCAGGTGCAAGAAAAATTTTATCTTTAAAACCTCCTTCTGAACTTAAGGAATTGGATGAGAAGATTGAATCTTTGAGGGTTTCTAAAGAAGAGTCTGTAAATCTACAGGATTTTGAATCTGCTGCAAAATTTCGTGATGATATAGAGAGATTGATAGGGGACAAAAATTTTTTATTTAACAATTGGAGACAAAAGCTTTCTGAAAAAAAAGTATCAATATCAGAGGATGATATAAGGGCTGTTATATCAATGATTACTTCAATACCTGTAAGTAAATTATCCGGATCCGAGTACAGAAAATTATCAAAACTTGGTAAAAACCTTTCTAAACAGATTATTTCTCAGGATAAAGCCATCGAAGCAATAGTTAGAAGGATAAAAAGATCTAGAGCAGGTTTTAGTGATCCAAACAGACCAATTGGTTCATTCCTGTTTTTGGGTCCAACTGGTGTTGGGAAAACGGAGTTGGCAAAAGTTTTGGCAGAAGAACTATTTTCTTCGAAAGATTCATTTATAAAAATTGACATGACAGAATATGTTGAAAAATTCAATATCTCAAGAATGATAGGCTCTCCGCCCGGTTATGTTGGATATGATGAAGGTGGACAGCTTTCAGAAAAAGTTAGAAGAAGGCCCTATAGTGTTGTACTTTTTGATGAAATTGAGAAAGCACATCCAGACGTATATGGTTTATTGTTACAAGTACTGGATGAAGGTATCTTAACAGATGGAAACGGAAGAAAGATAGATTTTAAAAACACCATAATAATTTTCACTTCCAACTTAGGAACTTCTGAAGATTCTAAAAGTGAGAAAATTGGTTTTGGTGTTTCTGATTCAGATACAGAAATACACAAAAGGATGGAATCTAGAATAAAAAATAAACTTTCTCAGCAGTTTAAACCTGAATTTATAAACAGACTTGATGATATTATAATTTTTGAACATCTGAATAAGGAGGCTATAAAACAGATAGTATCCGGTTATCTTTTTGATTGTAAGCAAAGGCTGGCAAATCACAAAATTGATCTTCATTTCAGTGATAAAGTTAAAGATTTTATTACAGAGAAATATTATGATCGTACTAAGGGTGCAAGGCAGGTTAAGAGAGCAGTTGAAACTGAAATTGAGGATAAAATCGCAGATTTAATAATTAATGGTGATTATTCTACTGGTGATACTATAAAGGTTAAAGTTAAAGGTAATGAGCTAGTTTTTGACAAATAG
- a CDS encoding MBL fold metallo-hydrolase, whose translation MRIKFYGVRGSTPVPLTPKIYKKKVQNILEFVIKNFDMIKNSSNPIAEIPQDLASIYGGNTSCVYVESDKSAMVLDCGTGIRNLVFRSDDESYKEIDILFSHFHHDHISGLPFFRTLYEADVTLNFYSVHRELEASLIRYFDSTFFPVQFLKTPAKKNYVYLNQSEKYRIRNFDVEAIRLNHPNGSYGYRITDLKGKSIVYATDCEYPSNSDYKKWIEFYRNANLLIFDSQYTAKDMKKFFDYGHSTPSIGVDIAVSSNVEKLALFHHDPQYSEKQLNDLLNSAKAYRDKKYGESALDIIISNEGMELSI comes from the coding sequence ATGAGAATTAAATTTTATGGAGTACGAGGTTCAACGCCAGTTCCTCTGACCCCAAAAATATATAAGAAAAAGGTTCAGAATATTCTGGAGTTTGTCATTAAAAATTTTGATATGATAAAGAACTCATCAAACCCAATTGCTGAAATCCCTCAAGATTTAGCTTCTATCTACGGAGGAAATACCTCTTGCGTCTATGTCGAATCTGATAAATCTGCAATGGTATTAGATTGTGGTACAGGCATTAGAAATCTGGTATTTCGATCTGATGATGAAAGTTACAAAGAAATAGATATTCTGTTTTCTCATTTCCATCATGATCATATTAGCGGACTACCCTTTTTTAGAACACTATACGAAGCTGATGTTACTCTGAATTTCTATTCAGTTCATAGAGAGTTAGAAGCATCACTAATAAGATATTTCGATTCGACTTTCTTTCCAGTACAGTTTTTAAAAACACCTGCAAAAAAGAACTACGTCTATCTTAATCAAAGCGAAAAATATAGAATTAGAAATTTTGATGTCGAAGCTATCCGATTAAACCACCCAAATGGTTCATATGGTTACAGGATTACCGATCTTAAAGGGAAAAGTATCGTTTACGCCACTGATTGTGAATATCCATCAAATTCAGATTACAAAAAATGGATAGAATTTTACCGAAATGCGAATCTACTAATTTTTGATTCCCAATACACAGCTAAAGATATGAAAAAATTCTTTGACTACGGTCATTCAACTCCTAGCATAGGAGTAGATATTGCCGTTTCATCTAATGTAGAGAAACTAGCCCTTTTTCATCACGATCCTCAATATTCTGAAAAACAATTGAACGACCTTTTAAATTCAGCTAAAGCATACAGAGACAAAAAATATGGTGAGAGTGCTCTGGATATTATAATTTCAAACGAAGGAATGGAGCTAAGTATTTAA
- a CDS encoding alanine racemase has product MAFVILDRSKLEKNYTYLDNLFKKNGIEWSIVSKLLCGSKELLSVLLDFNINQICDSRVSNLKAIKELNPAVETVYIKPPAKRSIKSIVKYADISMNTEFDTIEMLSKAAKELKKIHKIIIMIELGELREGVMRDDFIRFYEKVFELDNIEVIGIGTNLSCMYGVLPNHDKLIQLSLYEQLIEAKFSKHIKYVSGGSSVTIPLIFNNMLPKGINHFRVGETLFLGTDVYHDSTFDGMENDVFILYSEIIELIHKPNIPQGEMGSNVDGQKSSFDDNDLRHMSYRAIIDLGLLDVDFNHIYPQDDTLKIVGASSDMIVVNLGENVNNYKVGDLIVFRMDYMGTLRVLNSKYIGKRVK; this is encoded by the coding sequence ATGGCTTTTGTGATTCTGGATAGAAGTAAACTTGAAAAGAACTATACATATCTAGATAACTTATTTAAAAAAAATGGGATTGAATGGAGCATAGTATCTAAACTTCTATGTGGATCAAAAGAGCTTCTCTCTGTTTTGTTGGATTTTAATATAAATCAAATATGTGATTCCAGAGTTTCTAATCTTAAAGCAATAAAAGAATTAAATCCAGCCGTAGAGACCGTCTATATAAAACCTCCTGCTAAAAGGTCGATAAAAAGTATTGTAAAATATGCTGATATTAGCATGAATACGGAGTTTGACACAATTGAAATGCTATCTAAAGCAGCAAAAGAATTAAAGAAGATTCATAAAATTATCATAATGATTGAGTTGGGAGAGCTAAGAGAAGGTGTCATGCGAGATGATTTTATTAGGTTCTACGAGAAAGTTTTTGAACTGGATAATATCGAAGTAATAGGAATCGGTACAAACCTTTCTTGTATGTATGGAGTTCTTCCAAATCATGACAAATTAATTCAATTGTCACTATATGAGCAATTGATTGAAGCTAAATTTAGTAAACACATTAAATATGTTTCTGGTGGTTCGTCAGTAACAATTCCATTAATTTTTAACAATATGCTCCCAAAAGGTATTAACCATTTCAGAGTGGGTGAAACTCTTTTTTTAGGTACAGACGTGTATCATGATTCAACATTCGATGGAATGGAAAACGATGTTTTTATCTTATATTCTGAAATTATAGAACTTATTCATAAACCAAACATTCCTCAGGGAGAAATGGGTAGTAATGTAGATGGGCAAAAATCATCCTTTGACGATAATGATTTGAGGCATATGTCATACAGAGCCATAATTGACTTGGGCCTACTTGACGTGGATTTTAACCATATATATCCTCAAGATGATACGTTGAAAATTGTTGGAGCCAGTTCTGATATGATAGTTGTCAATCTTGGTGAAAATGTTAATAATTATAAAGTTGGTGATTTAATCGTTTTTAGAATGGATTATATGGGTACTTTAAGAGTTTTAAACTCTAAATATATAGGAAAAAGAGTGAAGTAG
- the trmB gene encoding tRNA (guanosine(46)-N7)-methyltransferase TrmB yields the protein MWLNLEAYLEKINSDSEKYYEFSEFVIKLTHDMMPLDLNKLFNNDNKIFKFEIGFGNGDSIIELARRNPHINYFGFDRKMDRVRTALSKINRNALPNLLVARCGTDYLLDMFPHDFFEEIIMNFPDPWPKKKHNKKRTVNGEFVKVIHRLLKNDGVFRFSSDHVDYSFNVYHILSNSGLFDNSYFPEHYKTEIKDRVMTQFEKHKTRDGLTIHHMKFRKK from the coding sequence ATGTGGCTTAATTTGGAAGCTTATCTGGAAAAAATAAATAGTGACAGTGAAAAATATTACGAGTTTTCTGAGTTTGTGATTAAACTTACTCATGATATGATGCCTCTCGATCTTAATAAACTTTTTAACAATGATAATAAAATTTTTAAGTTTGAAATAGGGTTTGGGAATGGAGATTCTATAATTGAACTTGCCAGAAGAAATCCTCATATAAACTATTTTGGATTTGACAGAAAAATGGATAGGGTGAGAACAGCACTATCAAAGATAAATAGAAATGCTCTACCAAATCTACTTGTAGCGAGATGCGGTACAGATTATTTACTAGACATGTTCCCTCATGATTTCTTCGAAGAAATTATTATGAATTTCCCGGATCCATGGCCAAAGAAAAAGCATAACAAGAAAAGAACGGTAAATGGAGAATTTGTAAAAGTTATACATAGACTTCTTAAGAATGACGGAGTTTTTAGATTTTCATCTGACCATGTGGACTACTCTTTCAATGTTTATCACATTTTATCAAATTCTGGATTATTTGATAATTCATATTTCCCAGAGCATTACAAAACAGAAATTAAAGATAGAGTAATGACTCAATTTGAGAAACATAAAACCAGAGATGGTCTCACAATTCACCACATGAAATTCAGGAAAAAATAA
- a CDS encoding DUF192 domain-containing protein, protein MQEKIMVKIIFLYILFLLSALCAFEWKDNILIGEKKLSIEIADEPQEREQGLMFVRNLEDNHGMLFVFDYPDYLGFWMKNTYIPLSIAFIDENGFIIDIQDMEPLSEVTITSKRRALYALEVKKGWFADNAIFIGDKVEF, encoded by the coding sequence ATTCAGGAAAAAATAATGGTAAAAATCATATTCCTATACATACTCTTTTTATTGTCAGCTTTGTGTGCCTTCGAATGGAAAGATAATATTCTCATAGGTGAAAAAAAACTTTCAATAGAAATTGCTGATGAGCCACAGGAAAGAGAACAGGGATTGATGTTCGTTCGGAATTTAGAGGATAATCATGGAATGTTATTCGTTTTTGATTATCCTGACTATCTAGGATTTTGGATGAAAAATACATATATACCGCTCTCAATCGCATTTATTGATGAAAATGGTTTCATCATCGATATACAGGATATGGAACCGTTAAGTGAAGTCACTATTACTTCAAAAAGAAGAGCTTTGTACGCTTTGGAAGTAAAAAAGGGATGGTTTGCTGATAATGCCATATTTATTGGGGATAAAGTTGAGTTCTGA
- the hflX gene encoding GTPase HflX produces MTENKFYDKAILVGACFDKEDYDRKMHSMDELERLADTAGIQTLAKLVQMRKVVDKATYLGKGFIEDVCSKMEMVGATIIIFDNELSPNQSRNLLNDYKVEAIDRTEVILEIFNRRAQTREARLQVKLATLNYQLPRLKKLWSHLDRESGSSATGTSGAGGVSRGMGEKQIEIDKRLIRAEIGQITKLLQQIGTQKDIQRKGRSEIKKVSLVGYTNAGKSTLFNKLTNAGVLVEDKLFATLDSTVRNFDTGINQKTVISDTVGFIADLPHHLVAGFRATLKEVVGADLLLHVVDLSDPQFEKNIDEVNKVLKSIEADNIPTLLVFNKIDACPVYVLEDDQLMEKYSDSVKISAANGVNIDEILKHVNFLIHDVERITLKIPVEEQELMMKLYNNGKVYNREFTDDYVILDIALKRSDIATLEHYLYKFECC; encoded by the coding sequence ATGACAGAAAATAAATTTTATGATAAAGCAATCTTAGTAGGGGCTTGTTTTGATAAAGAGGATTATGATCGAAAAATGCACTCTATGGATGAACTTGAAAGATTGGCTGATACGGCTGGAATTCAAACTCTTGCCAAACTTGTCCAAATGAGAAAAGTAGTGGATAAGGCGACTTATCTGGGTAAAGGTTTTATTGAGGATGTTTGTTCGAAAATGGAGATGGTTGGGGCAACTATTATTATTTTTGACAATGAATTATCTCCAAATCAAAGCAGAAACCTTCTTAATGATTATAAAGTCGAAGCAATAGATAGAACTGAAGTAATTTTGGAAATCTTTAATCGTAGAGCACAAACCAGAGAAGCAAGACTACAGGTTAAGCTTGCAACTCTTAATTATCAATTACCAAGATTAAAAAAATTATGGTCTCACCTTGATCGGGAATCAGGCTCTTCTGCTACTGGTACTTCCGGAGCGGGAGGAGTTTCAAGAGGTATGGGTGAAAAACAAATTGAAATCGATAAACGTTTGATTCGTGCCGAGATAGGTCAAATAACTAAACTGCTTCAGCAGATAGGAACACAAAAGGATATTCAACGTAAAGGAAGAAGTGAAATAAAGAAAGTCTCACTTGTCGGATATACAAATGCCGGTAAATCTACGCTTTTTAATAAATTAACTAATGCTGGTGTTCTGGTAGAGGATAAATTGTTTGCAACATTGGATTCTACAGTTAGAAATTTTGATACAGGAATCAATCAAAAAACTGTTATTTCTGATACTGTAGGATTTATTGCGGATCTACCTCACCATCTTGTTGCCGGCTTCAGGGCTACTTTGAAAGAGGTTGTTGGAGCTGACCTTTTACTTCATGTAGTGGATTTATCAGATCCTCAATTTGAGAAAAATATTGATGAAGTTAATAAGGTGTTGAAATCCATTGAAGCTGATAATATTCCAACTCTACTAGTTTTTAACAAAATTGATGCTTGTCCGGTGTATGTTTTGGAAGATGATCAATTGATGGAAAAGTATTCAGATTCTGTAAAAATTTCTGCAGCAAATGGTGTAAACATAGATGAAATTCTCAAACATGTTAATTTTCTAATTCATGATGTTGAAAGAATAACTCTTAAAATTCCTGTTGAAGAACAAGAGCTGATGATGAAGCTTTATAATAATGGTAAGGTTTACAACAGAGAATTTACTGATGATTACGTAATTTTAGATATAGCTCTTAAACGTAGTGATATAGCCACACTTGAACATTATTTGTATAAATTTGAATGTTGCTAA
- the murJ gene encoding murein biosynthesis integral membrane protein MurJ: MNKYIKNIGKIFSGTFISRITGLIREIITARIFGTDKVADAIQMALTFPNLLRQVLGEDMVERAFMPPFKLKYSEDKNTGWKFVSSVFNIFTIILLFATLIMYLIIPLIFKLGREYPDKLNFIFGSGSFDYDLTLNLTLVMMPFMIIIGLAAFTGGILNFLERNWIFGFAPVSLNIGIILSIVLFEEKIGGYSLAIGWLFGGILQFLIQLPTFFSKKFKDETEFRFSFNLKGIEEEDKKIISKQAFYITLSSVFNKSSELINKILALNLLTGSISSITYATRFYQLPHGIISLSIARGIVPELATVKSNELVKFNSIYSKGIMLFFFILLPVTIFFSFSSYEIVSIFYKGQKFDEHSVIMTTNALAFFSLSILPLGLYGFFIRVFSILNKNLTSLWISIIGSLINILFSIILVNVFNFDHTGIALATVISTISNVLLGYFMIRKNGISINNKEFKKIIKIFFFMLPLLLFVIYLTFFPKNYNYFYQYQIYFGIFIKMAVVAIPLCILIFTDKTLRTLFLGVLRKGKKNG; encoded by the coding sequence ATGAATAAATATATAAAAAATATCGGGAAGATTTTTTCTGGAACTTTTATATCCAGAATTACAGGACTGATAAGAGAGATAATTACGGCTAGAATTTTTGGTACTGATAAAGTTGCCGATGCCATTCAGATGGCCTTGACATTTCCAAATCTTTTAAGGCAAGTGCTTGGTGAGGACATGGTGGAAAGAGCATTCATGCCTCCATTTAAATTAAAATATTCAGAAGATAAAAATACAGGATGGAAATTTGTGTCTTCTGTTTTCAATATTTTCACAATAATTCTACTATTTGCAACCTTAATAATGTACCTAATCATACCTCTAATTTTCAAACTGGGACGGGAATATCCCGATAAATTAAACTTTATTTTTGGTTCTGGAAGTTTTGATTATGATTTAACTCTCAATCTTACTTTAGTCATGATGCCATTTATGATAATAATAGGATTGGCTGCTTTTACGGGTGGGATATTAAATTTTTTAGAACGAAATTGGATCTTTGGTTTTGCACCGGTTTCTTTAAATATTGGAATAATTTTATCCATTGTTCTTTTTGAAGAAAAAATTGGTGGTTATTCACTTGCTATTGGATGGCTTTTTGGTGGAATATTACAATTTTTGATTCAATTACCTACCTTTTTTTCAAAAAAATTCAAAGATGAAACTGAGTTTAGATTTAGTTTTAATTTGAAGGGAATCGAAGAAGAAGACAAAAAAATCATATCTAAACAGGCATTTTATATAACATTGAGCTCAGTATTCAATAAGAGCTCAGAGCTAATCAATAAAATTTTAGCTTTAAATCTACTTACTGGTTCAATCTCTTCAATTACATATGCAACCAGATTCTACCAATTGCCTCATGGTATAATCTCTCTTTCAATAGCAAGGGGAATTGTCCCTGAATTAGCTACGGTAAAATCTAATGAATTAGTTAAATTCAATTCTATATATTCAAAAGGTATAATGTTGTTTTTTTTTATACTATTACCAGTAACAATTTTTTTTTCATTCTCCTCATATGAGATTGTTTCAATTTTTTATAAGGGTCAAAAATTTGATGAACATTCAGTGATAATGACTACAAATGCTCTGGCTTTTTTCTCATTAAGTATACTTCCCTTAGGTCTTTATGGTTTTTTTATTAGAGTTTTTTCTATCTTGAACAAAAATCTAACTTCTTTATGGATTTCTATAATTGGTTCTCTAATTAATATTCTTTTCTCTATAATACTGGTTAATGTTTTTAATTTTGATCACACAGGAATTGCATTAGCTACCGTAATATCTACAATTTCAAATGTTTTATTGGGCTATTTCATGATTAGAAAAAATGGGATAAGTATAAACAACAAAGAATTTAAAAAGATAATTAAAATATTCTTTTTTATGTTACCTTTATTGCTTTTTGTGATTTACTTAACATTTTTTCCAAAAAATTATAATTATTTTTACCAGTATCAGATATATTTTGGTATATTTATTAAAATGGCTGTAGTGGCAATACCATTGTGTATACTGATATTTACTGATAAAACGCTTAGAACTCTGTTTCTTGGCGTTCTTCGTAAGGGTAAAAAAAATGGGTAA
- a CDS encoding GNAT family N-acetyltransferase, which produces MEIIKYDKFSQPNERELNSLIDFLHVQLENFGDERADIMKCANYALSISDEHGGFILNGRVDGKTVGVVIVNRTGMDGYIPENILVYIATHRDIRGKGFGKKLMIKAIENCEGSIALHVEHDNPARFLYKKIGFTNKYLEMRLNR; this is translated from the coding sequence ATGGAAATTATAAAATATGATAAATTCAGTCAACCGAATGAGAGAGAGCTAAACTCATTGATAGACTTTTTACACGTTCAACTTGAGAATTTTGGTGACGAAAGAGCAGATATTATGAAATGTGCAAATTATGCTCTTTCAATTTCAGATGAGCATGGAGGCTTCATTCTCAATGGTAGAGTAGATGGAAAAACAGTTGGTGTCGTGATTGTTAACAGAACTGGAATGGACGGGTATATTCCAGAAAATATTCTAGTTTATATTGCTACACACAGAGACATTAGAGGCAAAGGATTTGGCAAAAAGTTGATGATAAAGGCTATAGAAAATTGTGAAGGATCAATAGCCCTGCATGTTGAACATGATAATCCGGCAAGATTTCTTTACAAAAAAATTGGATTTACAAATAAATATCTTGAGATGAGATTAAATCGATGA